acgatctccaaaaattacaaacaatatatcgaaatgctcgtatcgacgagtagatcgaactcatgaacagaaactatccctgaggtggtcggaaaccgccggaaaacaccaccacagtggcggcaccgccgccggaccaaagtcggaatttgacaaaactcccaacaccaaagttcttcatctcaactccaatttaaactttcataactacaccaaagtccaaatatgaaccaatcgatcaaattttaccttagaacaaaacagctcgattgaaaccctagaatttcaattccaaaattcgacctccacgagttgaatcgatgcaagccaccatgtgggaagcatcaacgtcctccaagctccaaaagccctcaagaatcacatgcaaaggtggccggaatcggaagttccgatcaaggcgatttcatccccgaagcggccacttccagtcgatgtagctcactccacagctcgaatctctcttcaatccttccacagacctcaagaggggattgagacgtgcaaaacccacttttgaatcgaagaaaacggtggccggaggagggagaacgacgCAGGCGAAGTGGCTGGCTGCGCGCGGGTTCGAGAGAGAAAACTGGGCTCGGGTTTCCTTTTTGGGAAATCTGGGCTTTTCTGCAATTTTCCCAAAAATTCGTCCTattatacaaaaatggaaagtttttccgaagcccataacttcttcatacgaactccgattctcgcgttccgcatgtccacgaactcgtatcgacgcgctctacaactttcgtgaaggaagtttttggagaatcccaacgaataaaaagtcaacccttgcgcccctCCTAAATGACGcttcttgaataattattcgcccgaaacacttccgctccatccacgagccatgaaaccgtccgatacccacgATTTAAGTTCCGGAAAATCctctgaaaataaatacgaatttccggggcatcacatattCCTACCTAGCTTACACACTTTTATcttacccttccatggtagttggtgaagcgattcgagagaatgactttatgtttgagtgctttaaaagaaaaaaaaaagtcaaaagtgtgaggttacaaaagaataagtgtggagGTGAGTACGtgtttagaaaagaaaattccaaaaaaaaaaaaaaagaagagaaagaaagaaaaaggttcAAAAgatcaaaatagaaaaagaaaaggtgattgaaataaaaaatggctagtattatttttgtttatagtatagtgtagtgtgggttgtacattgaGATTAGAGTAAACGACCAGATTACAAAGCATTGAAATGACCGGTTGCGGCCTCAACACCACGAGACACATTCCTACAAACATCAATAGTTAGGGGTCTGTCACTATGAATGACATCTATGAACCAAATGGGTCTAACCCCCAACCAACCTTTACGCCCATGAAATACCCAAATTCCCAAACTCAGTCTTATAGTGAATTATTGTCCTTGCTATGGAGCCCTCAAATGAAAAATGGGACAAAATGATACTCAAAATTCCATTAAGCTTGATAAATTACTTATAAAGTTGTACACAACAACAATCATACACATTTGTAAATAAAATTCCATCAACCAACCAACTATTACGTACATTTCAGTAAATGTAATTACTACTTCAACAGTAACCCAGCTAGCTATTAATTTAGTGACATTTCTCTTCATAATTATGTATGTGGTCCGGGACCATTGTACCGAACAATCTGAGTGCGAAGAGCACACAATCAATACCGCTAAAAAAGTTCATGTTACTTGGAAGATTGTCATATCGTTGCAGGATAATATCGGACCTCTTGTAGTTCATTAGCTACATTGGAGGGTATTTCCAATAGCTAATGCAGATGAATATTGTACATTTCCATGGGCTACTTCAGTGTTTGGCTGCTTACTCCGTTATCCCCATGGTAGACCTTTCCCAATGACGTTGGCAGGTTGCAGTCTATGGAAGGAGTCTCTGTTGTTTGATCAGAAGAGTAATATTATGTAGAGCATCTCATTGTCATAGTTCCCAAACGAAGATTGCAACTCATTGCATTCAATATTATCTAGAGCATCTCCACATATTGTGTATGTTATTGACTGCAGAGTAGAATCTTGTGGCCGGAATGGATAAACCATTGATTccagattttctttggtttgaaGATGATGCACCTGGCTTAAGAATAAAAACTAAACAAGCATTGAGTTTGGTGCTCGAACATACTAAGTTGGGATAAAATTCATATAGGAATATAGCATACCGTTCTCACCTCTAGAATCCTATAATCTGTAGCTTGATTTTCAAAATTAGACGAGATATGTCTAATCGGTATGTCAACTTCTTTGATTGAAACATTTTTCTTAAATGCAGATTGCCAATCATTGCATTCACCAAAATAGAGATTGGCATCTGAAACATTTCTCAACTTTGTGCATATTGGTGACTGCAATATTGAGGGCTGGTAATCCTGCGCTCAGGCTGAAGCGGATGTGGAACATTTCCCAGATTTGTGTATATTGGTGACTGCAGTATGGAGGGGCGGTAATCCTGCGGCTGAAATTAACGAAAGAGTGAATCCAGATTTTCTTAGACGTAATGTAGTTAGCAGGCTCATTATATCATCAGTGGTTGAAAGATATTCTTTGTAATATCAGAATCAGCAATTTCTGTTTCTATTCTGTCTTGCGACTTAAGTATTGCTATAGTTCTTGGGATTTATAGCTGAAATGTTTAACAACAAAAAGCATGTTCATTCTCACCTGTGTAAACACATCATACATAGTGTCATCTTCATCATAGGTTGAAACTTCATTCCCGTCTAGAAGACAAGAATCACTATCTCCAAATAGTGATTGCAACACATTACAATCATCATTGGTGCCATTGGTTTGCAGAACAGCTTCCAGCTCTAGGGATGACGGTGACTGCAGTGCTGAGGAGCAGCAGTCACCCAGAGGCTGAGGTTGATGGAATAGCAACTCCTCTCTTCCTTGTGCCTGAGTATAAAATCAGATTCAAAATTATAAGTAAGACCTTAATTTCATTATACTACTCGTGCTCCATCTTCAAGTGACAGACAACAAAGTCGCCCTGCGTAAATTTGAGGTGAGGTCACGGTGAATGAGTATGAATCTCTATTCTACTATGCAACAACCAAgaattgaaaatcattattgaggACACACATCAATCCAGTCTATGACATACTAAATCCTCAATCCACTAAACACAGCacaatcacaaaaaaaaaactgatgaaGAGAATCAGAGATTGACCTGGGCCTGCTTCAGATACGAAATAACTCCATTTCCAGGAAGATAATACTCAAGAATGACCCAGCTGGTCTTGTTCGATTTCGGCACACGATCCTGGTAAAAAGTCAATGTCCTCTTGCTCCCAATCACAGCTTTGGATCGTCGAGCCTTAATCCCACGCTCCTTGCCTGTGATTTTCCAGTATCCCTTCTTCGTGATCCGATTTGAGCGAGagcttttgttgtacttgtaaTACATTCTGGTGAAGAAGAACCACTCCTTGTCCTGAGCCCCTGTATCAGTCCCCAACATTGCTgcccaaaaacccaaaacagaAATACACGAAAATCAGAACCTACTCTGTTCTTAATGCATCATATTCAGAAATGGGAAGTAATTAAAATTGAGAAAGGTCGGGTCTTTCGTTACTAGGGAGGTCAGTCGGCTCGTATTTGTGAGaaaatgttgttgttgtgatATCTCATTCTCTCAATGGTGAGCTCTGAGAAGCAGAGGATGAGAGTGAAGGAAGGTGTATTTATGGTGTTGAGAGCATCTCCAACGGCTGGAGTCAtaagccattttggctttggCTTTTGTGGGGAACATCTCCAACCATTGTGCATGTGGAGCCATTTTGGCTATTGAGCCATAAGCTGAGTCAAAATGACTCAACTTTGAAGAACGAAAGCCAAATGGGGGAGGGAAGAGAAGAGTCGGGCCCCGCCTGCATGTGCTGCATGCGCAGCTGAAGAATGCGACGCGCCAGAGGGAGAAGACAGAAGCCACTCCCGCATGACGACAAAATAATGGCTCCGCAGTGGCTGACGCGCGAGACACGCGCTGAGAAGCAGCCGACACATGGGGCCCAGCAGCGCAGAACGGGCAACAAGCTCTCCAACGGTAAGAAATCTAACGGCCCAGATTCAACTTCATTAATTCTATTTAAAATGAAAGGCCCAGATTAAATCTTTCTAAACATAAAAAgttaatatacatatatatactgaATATCTAATCTTACGGTTCAAAAAATTGTATGGATTAAAATCAACGGTCAATAATAAAGTAAATGTGttttaaacccaaaaaaaattgaaaaaataaaagaaaattttcttaaaaaatcagaaaaatattttttgcctgttggaacagtaactttaacaaattctataaataccaacccTCTTCTTCATAATTTTTCACACCAAAACATCTCCAATCTCCTCCAAACTTCATTCTTTTTCACCATTGTTTTTCATCTAGCtagctttcaatttttttagaagATGCCTAACCCAAGACAAGAGTGTTGGAAGGACGCCGAAGATATAGCCTTGTGCATAGCTGTAGTTACCGTTGGTGAAGACGGCTCTAAGGGTACTagtcaagagaaaaaaaaattgtatacgAGACTCTATCATGAAGTATACGAGACTTGCAAGCCTACCGGAGGCGTGGTTAGATTGGAAGGAGGGTGTGACGGTCGTTGGAAAAAGATTAGACTGGCATGCGCTCGATGGCGTCAAGCTCTTAACAAAGCGGCACTTCTTCGAGGAAGTGGTGATAATGCCACCGACGAGGTAACCCTCCTTATTCTTGACGTTTTAgtcttatttttaaaattaattttaccgTTATTTTAGCATGTTATGTATATTGACtttcatataaatatatatagtacaTGATTAATATCTTCTTATTTATAGGTATTACAAGCTAAGTCAATCTATCGTACCTTAGCTAAAGGAGAGGAGTTTGCGTTTGAGCATTGTTGGCCAATATTAAAGGATACAAAAAAGTTTAGCAATCCTCCGGGCATGAATGTCAGTAGCTCAAGTTTTCCTACCTGTATCAACTTAGAGGATGACGGCACTCCCGCGAGTGACTCCCCAAGCTCTTCAAATGCATGCACGCCCCCCAGGtcaaaaagctcaaaaggctgcTAAGAAAAAATCCAGGCAAGACGAAACAGGTGAACTCTTATTGCAAATGCAAAGGATTGCAGACCAAGGAGAGCGCGATCTCGAATACAGGCTGCGACTCAAGGAGGAGACTAAATTAGCTGAGCAGCACGCGGATGATGCTCGCACAATGAAAGTGGATCCGTCCATTTTCACACCCAAAAAAAGGAGTTATTGggagaggaagcaagcacaGATTATTGAGAGGGAGGAACAAAGCTCTAGTGCTGGTGCATTTCGTCAACCCTCCTTTTCTCCAGAAGAAAATACACCACATAGTGAAGATGACTCTAACTTGGACCTCTACGTGCCAGTTCAAGAGACTCAATGGATGGGGAGAAATTAGAAATATTTTATTGGTTGTACTTTTTCActtatgtttttcaattatgaaataaaattgttgcTATATTTTatagttaacaaataaaaacaaaaacttgttTTATCTCACTTTTATTCATAACAATAAAACACACTGCATTACAAAAGCAGAAACACactaacaataaaataaaaccacaCAACATTACAAAGCATAAACACACAAACAATCAAACCACACAATGGCCACATTGCCAATTATTGAAAGCGTGAAAATACAATCTCTTCATCTGCGGTTCCGCTCTGCTTGCAGCTTCATGTTCCAGAGGTGATTAACCAAATCTCCTTGAAGGACTCTATGCACAATTGGGCATCTAACCCCCTGGTAACGGGTCATGAACTCCTCAAGTTCAGGACGGTTGCACTTAACCTcatgatcatcctcataccaCTCATATATTTGTGCTTTCCTTGGTCTGGTGGGGATATCATCGGGGTCAAAAGGcgactcttcatcttcttcacgcTCATCATCGACAATCATGTTGTGCAAAATAATGCAGGTCATCATGATGTATGATAGATCCTCCCTATCCCATCCACGGGCGGGTCCTCTTACTATTGCAAAACGAGCTTGGAGAATGCCAAAAGCCCTCTCCACGTCTTTTCTGTATGACTCCTGcatctttgtaaaatgagcttgCTCTAGAGTAATTGGATTTCTAATTGCTTTCACAAAAGATCCCCATTTAGGGTAGATCCCATCGACTAGGTAGTAGCATTGGCCATATTCTCTATCACCTACATAGTACGAAACTCGAGGAGCCTCACCTGTGCATATTTCGTTGAATAATGGAGACATTCCAAGTACATTAATATCATTATGGGAACCTGGAAGTCCGAAATAGGCGTGCCAAATCCAAGCATCGTATGATGCGACCGCCTCCAGAATGATTGTGGGTTTTCTCTTATAACCAGCGAAGTGCCCTTGCCATGAGGTTGGGCAGTTTTTCCACTGCCAGTGCATACAATCGAGACTTCCCACCATTCCGGGGAACCCCCTTTTGTCGGCAACATTGAGCAATCGCTGCAAATCTGCCGGAGTTGGTCGACGAAGGTAATGATCGTGGTACACATTCCAGATTGCTCTAGTAAAGTGCGACAAGATCTCCAAAGCTGTAGATTCAGCTACGTCTAGAAACTCATCACACAGGTCAGCCAGAAGCCCGTAAGCAAGCATCCTCATAGCACAAGTCAGCTTTTGTTAGGTAGACAAACCAACTCTGCCGGAGGCATCATCAGTTTGCACGAAGTACGGATCGTGGTTGGCGACATCATGCATCATTTGGTCAAACACATGAGGTCGCATTCTGTACCTTCTGCGAAATATATCGCCCTGGAACCTGCACGGCGAAGTGAAGTATAGAGCTTTCAATCGTTGATCCATAGCTTCTCGATCTCTTGCGATGTACTAGCGCCCGGGCTGTGAACCACCCCACTGTGATTCTTCCTCTTGGATCCTCAAGATATGAGAGGAAGCTGCCTGCATCACCAGGGCTCTTTGACGATTTCTTGTAAtggcatcttcttcctcttgcatCAGCAATTTCCGGAACCTATTCATTGCAACAAGGaaccaaaaatataaaatgaaaaggaaGTTCAGAATTTCTAAGCTTCTGATATGAGAAGAGATGTGTTTGTGAATTGGTGAGCTATGATGGAGTGAATGACTCCGTATTTATGGAGGGTTGGAAAAGGATATCTGAAGATAGGATACGACACGTGGCAGATAAAAATCAAAAAACGTAATCTAACCAGCCTTTCAACGACTGACACGTGGCACTAGAATCGGTAATAAAGTTGAGATAGAAAATCTTATCTTATCATGTGATAAATAAAATCTCAACCGAGATAGCGATAAGATATCGGATCCGAATAGCATTGACACGTGGTACGAATATATAgattcccaaaaataaataaataattttttttaatcaattaatgacgatatattatataacataattatgtatgatatataaattcatattgtagttaattaattctctaaaatgattaatttattaaatgactttggcttttga
This portion of the Rosa chinensis cultivar Old Blush chromosome 1, RchiOBHm-V2, whole genome shotgun sequence genome encodes:
- the LOC112201310 gene encoding NAC domain-containing protein 71-like, yielding MLGTDTGAQDKEWFFFTRMYYKYNKSSRSNRITKKGYWKITGKERGIKARRSKAVIGSKRTLTFYQDRVPKSNKTSWVILEYYLPGNGVISYLKQAQAQGREELLFHQPQPLGDCCSSALQSPSSLELEAVLQTNGTNDDCNVLQSLFGDSDSCLLDGNEVSTYDEDDTMYDVFTQPQDYRPSILQSPIYTNLGNVPHPLQPERRITSPQYCSHQYAQS